In the genome of Nonlabens sp. MB-3u-79, one region contains:
- a CDS encoding ABC transporter ATP-binding protein, with translation MSKSSPNKTIASIRALNVSFSNGKQRVQVLHDIGFDIYKNEILAVVGESGSGKSVTSKALMGLLPSTTAQITAQELSLQGKDLLELEDGEWSRFRGSEISMIFQEPMSSLNPTISCGNQVVEVLLQHQKMSAAAAQKEVLQLFEKVKLPTPKITFSKFPHEISGGQMQRVMIAMAIACKPILLIADEPTTALDVTVQKEIILLLKALQKEYGMSILFISHDLSLVHSIADRIIVMYQGRIVEQGAANDIFEHPKEAYTRALIASRPSTKTRLRNLPTIKDFVEQSVSDELVTKEQREELHKNIYNKTPLLQVIDVVKDFPLQKKLFSKQEYFRAVDGVSFNIYPGESLGLVGESGCGKSTLGNLILRLKDVSSGTIMYRGQDITHLKAAAMRQLRKEIQIIFQDPFASLNPRLTVGQAIIEPMKWHGIGADNADRKEKVLHLLKRVGLTEEHYNRYPHEFSGGQRQRIGIARTVALEPKLIVCDESVSALDISVQAQVLNLLNEFKEDFGFSYLFISHDLAVVKYFCDQVIVMNQGKIEEKNEADALYENPQSAYTKKLIAAIPG, from the coding sequence ATGAGCAAATCATCTCCAAATAAAACCATAGCCTCTATAAGAGCCCTCAACGTAAGTTTTTCTAATGGAAAACAACGCGTTCAAGTCTTGCACGACATCGGATTTGATATTTATAAAAATGAGATTCTCGCTGTAGTAGGAGAATCTGGAAGCGGCAAGTCGGTTACCAGCAAAGCTCTTATGGGACTTTTGCCTTCAACAACCGCACAAATAACGGCTCAAGAACTCTCCTTGCAAGGAAAAGATTTATTAGAACTAGAAGATGGAGAATGGTCCCGCTTTCGCGGAAGCGAGATCAGCATGATCTTCCAAGAACCTATGAGTTCCCTGAATCCTACCATCTCTTGTGGAAATCAAGTCGTGGAAGTACTGCTACAACATCAAAAAATGAGTGCAGCTGCTGCTCAAAAAGAAGTCCTGCAGCTTTTTGAAAAAGTAAAACTTCCTACACCCAAAATTACCTTTTCAAAATTTCCTCATGAGATCAGTGGTGGACAGATGCAACGTGTGATGATTGCTATGGCAATAGCCTGTAAACCTATATTACTCATTGCAGACGAACCTACAACCGCACTTGACGTAACGGTTCAAAAAGAAATTATACTACTGCTTAAAGCGCTTCAAAAGGAATACGGCATGAGCATTCTTTTTATCTCTCACGATCTTTCCCTGGTGCACTCCATAGCCGACAGGATCATAGTGATGTATCAAGGCCGAATTGTAGAACAAGGAGCGGCAAATGACATTTTTGAACACCCAAAAGAAGCCTATACAAGAGCGCTGATTGCCTCCCGACCGAGCACCAAAACGCGGCTACGCAACTTACCGACCATCAAAGATTTTGTAGAACAGAGCGTGTCTGACGAGTTAGTGACTAAAGAGCAACGAGAAGAATTGCATAAGAACATCTACAACAAGACCCCTTTATTACAAGTGATCGATGTCGTCAAAGATTTTCCATTACAAAAAAAGCTGTTCTCTAAACAAGAGTATTTTAGAGCTGTGGATGGAGTAAGTTTTAATATCTACCCAGGCGAAAGCCTAGGTCTGGTAGGAGAAAGTGGTTGTGGAAAAAGCACCTTAGGAAATCTGATTCTGCGTTTGAAGGACGTCAGCAGCGGTACTATTATGTATCGAGGTCAAGATATTACCCATTTAAAAGCTGCGGCCATGCGCCAATTGAGAAAGGAAATCCAGATCATCTTTCAAGACCCATTTGCTTCGTTGAATCCACGGCTTACCGTAGGACAAGCGATTATAGAACCTATGAAATGGCATGGAATAGGTGCCGACAACGCTGATAGAAAGGAAAAAGTGCTGCATTTATTAAAACGCGTAGGACTTACCGAAGAGCACTACAACAGGTATCCGCATGAATTTAGTGGTGGGCAGCGACAACGTATAGGAATCGCAAGAACTGTGGCTTTAGAACCCAAGCTGATCGTTTGTGATGAAAGCGTCAGTGCGCTGGACATTTCGGTACAGGCCCAAGTGTTGAATCTGCTCAACGAATTCAAAGAAGATTTTGGATTCTCTTATTTATTCATCTCTCACGATCTGGCGGTAGTCAAATACTTTTGCGATCAGGTCATCGTCATGAACCAAGGAAAAATAGAAGAAAAAAACGAAGCCGATGCCTTGTATGAAAATCCGCAGAGTGCTTATACCAAGAAGTTGATTGCTGCTATTCCTGGGTGA
- a CDS encoding penicillin-binding protein 1A → MAATKAQIAQEKEGNKKNISLFWKMYAVGIGFVILLFLLAAWEVFGDLPDHTVLENPQTELATEILTADGKTLGSFYNENRKPIKFDDLPKNLVDALVSTEDERFWDHSGIDGFGTARAAAFLGTKGGASTITQQLAKLYFTEQASSNKLERLIQKIREWIITSRLEKQYTKEEIITQYLNEFDFLYQAIGIRSASNIYFDKEPSQLNVSESAVFVAMLKNPRQYNPHREISKEKSFNRRNQVFVQMVRNNKMTAAVKDSLREIPIKLNYNSASHNEGMGTYFRENLRSWLTVWTKDHINPETGEPFNLYNDGLKVNVTIDYRMQKMAEEAVYAHMERLQAEFDHQQKRNKTAPYTDLTVTQIESNLNSAMKRSVRWKEMKKKGIAEAAIIKSFSEKTDMTIFDWKSKFRERDTIMTPMDSIRYYKQFLHTGLMSLEPQTGHVKAWVGGINHKYFKYDHVELGKRQAGSTFKPFLYSAAIDLLKYSPCKKYPDGEYTIPAGKHGNMNDWTPVDSNGDYGNVMTLQEALAKSKNTISARLMDEVGPQPVVDRAGQLGINTDNMVAVPSLALGTADVSLYEMVAAYGVFANGGIYNKPVLVTSIEDKNGTVLYQYVPESKDVLNPETAYVTVNLMEGVTKIGSGAKLRGNSSWAANTDFYKEVITDYPYDFKNDIAGKTGTTQNNSDGWFMGMVPNLVTGVWVGADDRSVHFGSTKYGQGATMALPIWGSYMKRMYADETLEISKEPFKKPENLSIEIDCDEYEKSQGNDPLKGTNQPNSSSNELDML, encoded by the coding sequence ATGGCAGCAACTAAAGCACAAATAGCTCAAGAAAAAGAAGGAAATAAGAAGAATATTTCACTCTTCTGGAAGATGTATGCGGTAGGCATAGGATTTGTAATTCTTCTGTTTTTATTAGCCGCATGGGAAGTCTTTGGTGATTTACCAGACCACACCGTATTAGAAAATCCGCAGACAGAACTGGCAACAGAAATCCTAACTGCAGATGGGAAAACACTAGGAAGTTTCTATAATGAAAATAGAAAACCCATAAAATTTGATGATTTACCTAAAAACCTTGTAGACGCTTTAGTATCTACAGAAGATGAGCGTTTTTGGGATCACAGTGGTATTGATGGTTTTGGAACCGCAAGAGCAGCTGCCTTTTTAGGAACTAAAGGTGGTGCGAGTACCATTACCCAACAACTGGCAAAACTCTATTTTACAGAACAAGCCAGTAGCAATAAATTAGAGCGATTGATTCAAAAAATACGGGAATGGATCATTACTTCAAGATTAGAAAAACAATACACTAAAGAAGAAATCATCACTCAATACTTAAACGAGTTTGATTTTTTATATCAAGCTATAGGAATAAGAAGTGCCTCTAATATTTATTTTGACAAAGAGCCTAGTCAACTAAATGTTTCTGAAAGTGCTGTATTTGTTGCTATGCTTAAAAACCCTAGACAATACAATCCGCATCGTGAAATTTCTAAAGAAAAATCATTTAACAGACGCAACCAAGTATTTGTACAAATGGTGCGTAACAACAAAATGACAGCGGCGGTAAAAGACAGCCTTAGAGAAATTCCTATAAAATTAAACTACAACTCCGCTAGTCATAATGAAGGTATGGGGACTTATTTCCGCGAAAACCTAAGGTCCTGGCTAACCGTTTGGACTAAAGATCATATCAATCCAGAAACTGGAGAGCCCTTTAACCTCTACAATGATGGACTTAAAGTTAACGTTACCATAGACTATAGAATGCAAAAAATGGCCGAAGAAGCTGTTTATGCGCATATGGAACGTCTGCAAGCAGAGTTTGATCACCAGCAAAAGCGCAATAAAACAGCTCCGTATACAGATCTAACGGTAACACAAATTGAAAGCAACCTCAACTCTGCCATGAAAAGATCGGTACGATGGAAGGAAATGAAGAAAAAAGGAATCGCCGAAGCTGCTATTATCAAGAGCTTTAGTGAGAAGACCGACATGACTATTTTTGATTGGAAATCAAAGTTTAGAGAACGAGATACGATCATGACCCCTATGGACTCCATACGTTATTACAAGCAGTTTTTACACACTGGATTGATGTCTTTAGAACCACAAACCGGACATGTAAAAGCATGGGTAGGTGGTATCAATCACAAGTATTTTAAGTACGATCATGTAGAATTAGGTAAACGTCAAGCGGGATCTACCTTTAAACCTTTCTTATATTCTGCTGCGATAGATTTATTGAAATACAGCCCCTGTAAAAAATATCCTGATGGAGAGTATACCATTCCTGCAGGTAAACACGGCAACATGAACGACTGGACACCTGTAGATTCTAATGGTGATTATGGTAATGTCATGACCTTACAAGAGGCCTTGGCAAAATCTAAAAACACCATTTCAGCACGTTTAATGGACGAAGTAGGACCTCAACCAGTGGTAGATCGCGCAGGCCAACTAGGAATAAACACTGATAACATGGTGGCAGTTCCTTCACTTGCATTAGGAACAGCAGATGTAAGTCTGTATGAAATGGTGGCTGCCTATGGGGTGTTTGCAAACGGTGGGATTTACAACAAACCTGTTTTGGTAACCAGTATTGAAGATAAAAACGGTACGGTACTCTATCAATACGTGCCAGAAAGCAAGGATGTATTGAATCCAGAAACCGCCTACGTAACCGTAAATCTTATGGAAGGTGTTACCAAAATAGGTAGTGGAGCAAAACTAAGAGGAAACAGCTCTTGGGCTGCAAATACCGACTTTTATAAAGAAGTCATTACCGATTACCCATATGATTTTAAGAATGATATAGCTGGTAAAACAGGAACCACACAAAACAATTCTGATGGATGGTTTATGGGAATGGTTCCTAATTTAGTCACCGGTGTTTGGGTTGGCGCTGATGATAGATCTGTACATTTTGGAAGCACTAAATACGGTCAAGGAGCTACTATGGCCCTTCCTATTTGGGGAAGTTATATGAAACGTATGTATGCAGACGAAACCCTAGAGATTTCTAAAGAGCCTTTTAAAAAGCCAGAAAATCTCTCGATTGAAATAGACTGCGATGAATATGAAAAAAGTCAAGGTAACGATCCTCTAAAAGGAACTAATCAACCTAATAGTAGTAGTAACGAATTAGACATGCTGTAA
- the ricT gene encoding regulatory iron-sulfur-containing complex subunit RicT, with the protein MSCNSCGTSDSAPGGCKNNGTCGTSGCNKLTVFDWLANMELPNGQKQFPYVEVRFKNGRKEFFLNKDDLQLKIGDIVATQTESGHDIGGVTITGELVRVQMKRKRVKIDDEIPQVYRIASEKDVEKWVAAREKEDPMKIRARQIAIRLQLKMKISDIEFQGDGSKATFYYTADERVDFRDLIREYATEFKTRIEMRQIGLRQEAARLGGIGSCGRELCCSTWLTDFRSVTTGAARYQNLSLNPQKLAGQCGKLKCCLNFELDSYMDALSNFPKQNQKLYTEKGTAICQKVDIFKGLMWFCYDGEWMNWHALTTEQVHEIVAKNKAKETVGSIEEYASELIVEEEMNFENVVGQDSLTRFDQPKSRNKHTKKRRTKSSNNPNKADSNTSTATANPPATKEGTQKRKPRPQHKNRSANKPGASENKTDQPNPNTDVNKSSRPKKSRPNQNKSRNRKNDGNNPPKKED; encoded by the coding sequence ATGAGCTGTAATAGTTGTGGAACGAGTGATAGCGCCCCTGGCGGATGTAAAAATAATGGCACCTGTGGAACAAGTGGATGTAATAAATTAACCGTTTTTGACTGGTTAGCAAACATGGAGTTGCCCAATGGTCAAAAACAGTTTCCTTACGTTGAAGTGCGCTTTAAAAACGGCCGTAAAGAATTCTTTCTCAATAAGGATGACCTACAACTCAAAATAGGAGATATTGTCGCTACACAAACAGAGAGTGGCCACGATATAGGTGGCGTCACCATTACTGGAGAATTAGTGCGTGTACAAATGAAACGCAAACGCGTTAAAATAGATGACGAGATACCGCAAGTGTACCGCATTGCCAGCGAAAAAGACGTAGAAAAATGGGTAGCTGCTCGAGAGAAAGAAGATCCTATGAAAATACGTGCTCGTCAGATCGCCATACGTCTTCAACTCAAAATGAAAATCTCTGATATTGAATTTCAAGGAGATGGGTCTAAAGCCACCTTTTATTACACTGCAGATGAACGTGTAGATTTCCGTGATCTCATCAGAGAATATGCCACTGAATTCAAAACTAGAATCGAAATGCGTCAGATAGGCTTGCGTCAAGAAGCAGCGCGTCTAGGAGGTATAGGTTCTTGTGGTCGTGAATTGTGTTGCAGCACTTGGTTGACAGACTTTAGGTCGGTTACCACTGGAGCAGCACGTTATCAAAACTTATCGCTCAATCCGCAGAAGCTTGCTGGACAATGTGGTAAACTCAAATGCTGTCTCAATTTTGAGCTGGATTCTTATATGGATGCTTTGAGTAATTTCCCAAAACAAAATCAAAAGCTTTATACAGAAAAAGGAACCGCTATCTGTCAAAAAGTAGATATTTTCAAAGGACTGATGTGGTTTTGTTACGATGGCGAGTGGATGAACTGGCATGCACTTACTACCGAGCAGGTTCATGAAATCGTTGCTAAAAACAAAGCCAAAGAAACCGTTGGCAGCATAGAAGAATATGCTAGCGAGCTCATCGTTGAAGAAGAAATGAACTTTGAAAATGTGGTAGGACAGGATAGTTTAACTCGTTTTGACCAACCTAAATCACGCAACAAACACACAAAAAAGCGCCGCACTAAAAGCAGTAACAATCCTAACAAAGCAGACTCTAATACGTCTACAGCTACCGCAAATCCTCCTGCAACTAAAGAAGGAACTCAAAAGCGTAAGCCAAGACCTCAACATAAAAACAGAAGTGCAAATAAACCCGGCGCTTCTGAAAACAAAACAGATCAGCCCAATCCAAATACCGATGTGAACAAGAGTTCTAGGCCTAAAAAGTCCAGACCCAACCAGAATAAAAGTCGCAATCGCAAAAACGATGGCAACAATCCACCTAAAAAGGAAGATTAG
- a CDS encoding YceI family protein, with translation MKTTIALLLVCASLLLNNKINTTDSKITFTFDSEGVAGTIGDIQSQSEIDLTQIEESIIKGSVSVGSIETGNFLRDGHLMWEKYFNRSDYPRIYFESNSIKENKDRTYKVEGNLTIKGISKPVTFMAVKKDNFINITGNIYTSDWNINIQKERKKNKATIAMKLKIE, from the coding sequence ATGAAAACAACAATAGCACTACTCCTTGTTTGCGCATCACTTTTATTGAACAACAAGATTAACACTACAGATTCTAAAATAACATTTACTTTCGACAGCGAAGGTGTTGCTGGAACCATAGGCGATATTCAGTCCCAATCTGAAATCGATCTCACCCAGATTGAAGAATCCATCATTAAAGGCTCCGTAAGTGTCGGTAGTATAGAAACGGGTAACTTTTTACGAGATGGACACCTAATGTGGGAAAAGTACTTTAACAGAAGTGACTATCCTCGAATTTATTTTGAGAGCAACAGTATTAAAGAAAACAAAGACAGGACTTACAAGGTAGAAGGCAATCTTACCATCAAAGGAATTTCAAAACCGGTTACTTTTATGGCGGTAAAAAAGGACAATTTCATAAATATTACAGGCAACATTTATACGAGTGATTGGAATATCAATATTCAAAAGGAGAGAAAGAAAAACAAAGCGACTATAGCTATGAAACTTAAGATTGAATGA
- a CDS encoding universal stress protein — MKNILVPIGTREKGINNLTYAVNFASITQARVYVTCINSDGTAEQVLRDVLEAVPVVKSVQVVSKVLSGDIFEGIQELSRTLKIDLIILSPKSIDISDKLYLGKVTGKIVKQNDIPLLIVPANFLFRKLDKVLMAFKNANYKNDDNFLMLEDFLNIFNSQLHLLHVNTPDAPEEAKVISKGLMGRSSSLTESDNATVFQGILEHYQHINPDMICLLRRRKQNIFEKIWQRNEIFKEEFHTTKPLLILKERE, encoded by the coding sequence ATGAAAAACATTTTAGTCCCTATTGGGACAAGAGAAAAAGGTATTAATAATTTAACCTACGCAGTTAATTTTGCTTCGATCACTCAGGCTAGAGTTTATGTGACCTGTATCAATTCTGACGGCACTGCTGAGCAAGTTTTGAGAGATGTTCTTGAAGCTGTCCCAGTGGTAAAAAGTGTGCAAGTAGTTTCAAAAGTTCTTTCTGGTGATATTTTTGAAGGAATACAAGAATTGTCTAGAACGTTAAAAATTGATTTAATAATTCTATCTCCAAAGAGTATTGATATAAGTGACAAGCTTTATTTAGGAAAAGTAACAGGTAAAATTGTGAAGCAAAACGATATCCCGTTACTGATTGTGCCGGCTAATTTCTTGTTTAGAAAACTAGACAAGGTTCTTATGGCGTTTAAAAACGCTAATTATAAGAATGACGATAACTTCTTGATGTTAGAAGATTTTTTAAACATATTTAACTCGCAACTGCATTTACTTCATGTCAACACCCCAGATGCTCCCGAGGAGGCAAAAGTAATATCTAAAGGCTTGATGGGCCGCAGCTCTTCTTTAACGGAGTCTGATAATGCGACGGTTTTTCAAGGTATTCTAGAGCATTATCAGCATATTAATCCAGATATGATTTGTCTACTGCGCAGAAGAAAGCAAAATATTTTTGAGAAAATATGGCAACGTAATGAAATTTTCAAAGAAGAATTTCACACTACAAAGCCATTATTAATATTGAAGGAAAGAGAGTAA
- a CDS encoding 3'-5' exonuclease, producing MISKLSLANILFLDIETVPLQERFDQLEEIDQQLYADKTKYQRKEEFTPAEFYDRAGIWAEFGKIVCISVGYFVNRDGQQFRTRSFVGEEKELIEEFAALLNEHFSGRNHLMCAHNGKEFDFPYIARRMVILGIEIPSKLNLFGKKPWEVPHLDTLELWKFGDYKHYTSLKLLTRILGIPSPKDDIDGSQVRDVYYQDHDLQRIATYCEKDVVAVAQIILKLRKESILTDEQIISK from the coding sequence ATGATTTCGAAACTCTCCTTAGCAAACATCTTGTTTCTTGATATAGAAACCGTACCGCTGCAGGAGCGTTTTGACCAGTTGGAAGAAATCGACCAGCAATTGTATGCTGATAAGACAAAATACCAGCGCAAGGAAGAGTTCACCCCAGCAGAATTTTATGATCGTGCTGGTATCTGGGCAGAGTTTGGTAAGATCGTGTGCATCTCTGTTGGTTATTTTGTGAATCGCGATGGACAGCAGTTTAGAACCCGCAGCTTTGTGGGAGAAGAAAAAGAGTTGATAGAAGAGTTTGCGGCATTACTCAATGAACACTTTTCAGGAAGAAATCATTTGATGTGTGCTCATAATGGTAAGGAATTTGACTTTCCTTATATCGCTAGACGCATGGTAATTCTAGGAATAGAGATCCCTTCAAAGCTGAATCTGTTTGGAAAGAAACCTTGGGAGGTCCCGCATTTAGATACCTTGGAACTGTGGAAGTTTGGAGACTATAAACATTATACCAGCCTTAAGTTATTGACCCGTATATTAGGAATACCATCGCCTAAAGATGACATCGACGGCTCACAAGTTAGAGATGTGTATTACCAAGATCACGACCTCCAACGCATTGCTACCTACTGTGAAAAAGACGTGGTGGCTGTAGCACAAATTATACTTAAATTACGCAAAGAATCGATACTCACAGATGAGCAAATCATCTCCAAATAA
- a CDS encoding gliding motility lipoprotein GldH, with protein MNRYLFFLAVMTLITSCDEQLVNAEYHDLPQTGWSIEDVATFQIPPQDSLASYNLFINLRNTHDYEYNNLWLISQMKFPQGKVVTDTLEYRMTKTDGSFLGSGSNDVYENKLWLKEGIRFRESGTYQLALKHAMRKTGEVNGDAQLKGILEVGYSIEKQVQNGSN; from the coding sequence GTGAACAGATACCTATTTTTTCTGGCAGTTATGACCTTGATCACCTCCTGTGATGAGCAGTTAGTAAATGCAGAGTACCATGACTTGCCGCAAACTGGCTGGTCGATTGAAGACGTAGCCACATTTCAAATCCCCCCTCAAGACAGCCTAGCAAGCTATAATCTCTTTATTAACCTGCGCAATACGCACGATTATGAATACAATAACCTCTGGTTGATCTCACAAATGAAATTTCCGCAAGGAAAAGTCGTTACAGATACATTAGAGTACCGCATGACAAAGACTGACGGCAGCTTTTTAGGGTCAGGCTCTAACGATGTATATGAAAATAAGCTGTGGTTAAAAGAAGGCATCCGCTTTCGCGAAAGCGGAACTTATCAGCTAGCTTTAAAACACGCGATGAGAAAAACAGGGGAAGTAAATGGAGATGCACAACTCAAAGGCATACTCGAAGTAGGATATAGTATAGAAAAACAAGTGCAAAATGGCAGCAACTAA